A window of Apium graveolens cultivar Ventura chromosome 8, ASM990537v1, whole genome shotgun sequence contains these coding sequences:
- the LOC141678914 gene encoding uncharacterized protein LOC141678914 encodes MDGENQNNNENQGNNDEGGNVFDQLAETLAVLVNQQPKPNIVSQFKRLNPPAFDGATDPAIVEMWIQEMEKAFGLLGSNEEQKVTLAVYQLQGSAYDWWLMEKRKNETTNLEENHEPYTWAKFKKALEDKYFPRTVRLQKERDFIRLQQGGRTVIEYEAEFAKLAKYASTLVADESSRARRLEEGLRSDIRNSVASFELQTYEAVLNKALVIERGLAESEKASGSWNKRRFTQTSGQSFQGGPLKKPHVYDNIGGQGDQETCTRCGKNHPDKVCRWNTGACFHCGEVGHKISNCPHNPPPPPRKETDNKMGKGRVFQLTGNDNYRN; translated from the coding sequence ATGGATGGAGAAAATCAGAACAACAATGAAAATCAGGGCAATAATGATGAAGGAGGAAACGTCTTTGACCAGCTGGCTGAAACTCTAGCTGTACTTGTGAATCAGCAACCGAAGCCCAACATCGTCTCTCAATTCAAGCGTTTGAACCCGCCAGCTTTTGATGGAGCTACAGACCCGGCTATCGTTGAGATGTGGATCcaagagatggaaaaagctttcGGACTTCTGGGGAGCAATGAGGAACAGAAGGTGACCTTAGCTGTGTACCAATTGCAAGGAAGCGCTTACGACTGGTGGCTTATGGAAAAGAGAAAGAATGAGACGACAAATCTTGAAGAAAATCATGAACCGTACACTTGGGCAAAGTTCAAGAAGGCTTTAGAGGACAAGTACTTTCCGAGAACAGTTCGTCTGCAGAAAGAGAGGGACTTCATTCGACTTCAACAAGGTGGAAGAACCGTCATTGAATACGAAGCAGAATTTGCAAAGCTTGCGAAGTACGCGTCGACCCTAGTAGCAGATGAGAGCAGTCGAGCACGAAGATTAGAGGAGGGACTTCGAAGTGACATCAGGAATTCAGTGGCGTCGTTTGAACTTCAGACGTACGAGGCTGTCCTCAACAAGGCGTTAGTGATCGAAAGGGGCTTGGCAGAATCTGAAAAGGCGTCTGGCAGTTGGAATAAGAGGCGGTTCACTCAAACTAGTGGGCAATCTTTTCAAGGGGGACCACTCAAGAAGCCACACGTGTACGATAACATCGGGGGTCAAGGTGATCAAGAGACGTGTACCAGGTGCGGCAAGAATCATCCGGACAAAGTCTGTCGTTGGAATACAGGTGCTTGTTTTCATTGCGGAGAAGTAGGACATAAGATTTCGAATTGTCCGCACAATCCGCCACCGCCACCAAGGAAGGAAACAGATAACAAGATGGGCAAAGGACGTGTGTTTCAGCTGACAGGAAATGACAACTATCGCAATTAA